In one Paraburkholderia megapolitana genomic region, the following are encoded:
- a CDS encoding two-partner secretion domain-containing protein has product MKLVTKQQSPGNTVISHTKLIAKMAIVMPLLSIQAIHAQTALSVDPAAVNQAAIGAAANGVPIIDIVAPNGAGVSHNKFTDYNVGAAGLILNNSNTSVQTQLGGLVSGNAQLGGAPARVILNEVTGSNASRLGGTTEIAGQAAHLIVANPNGITADGVGFVNATRATLVAGHPVLGEDGNVSFRTDNGRLLVEGSGIDGSGAQELDLIARSLQVNAEIRAIGLNLEAGEGEVRFEEATRLASSLVRDSKTQRPEIAIDVSQLGSLHADAIRLVGSSAGVGVNVVGKVIAKNSLMVPSELVNQGTISAPSYAVTGSFEGRPIIGSTFVEGTVENAGTIVGGQGPDVVVRNIRNGVPGPNLSVPFNSAGSESVPPSAPASPEPAENVASISGPSFDSDASKSVTPSFTAASAEPAENVASISGPSADSDVSESVTPSLTAASPEPTEEVASISIAPSAPVLPIQSIQAKAALTADSAAARRPTISASANGVPIVNIVAPNGTGLSHNKFTDYNVGATGLILNNSNWSAQTRLGGEIGANAQLGNTAARVILNEVTGGNASTLAGTTEIAGRSAHLIVANPNGITANGAGFINATRATLVAGTTVLDKDGGAGGFKTDNGRLIVEGNGIDGQAVNQLDLIARNLQVNAEVRAATLNVAAHKGTTTLGNTVTTVSDNAGDNLSDRPDVAIDVSKLGSLHADSIRLLGSSAGVGVNVTGKVAANYSVSVSGGLVNQGTVTGDRIDASGSVSNAGTISGGSVSVSGGLNNGAQGVIASKGRVDASGSISNDGKINANGISLSGGLKNGAQGAITSAGRVDASGSISNDGKINANGVSLSGGLKNGAQGVIASTGRLDASGFISNDGKINANGISLSGGLKNGAQGAITSAGRLDVSGSTSNDGKINADGISLSGDLNNGAQGVIASKGGLDAWGSVSNAGALNGRSVSVSGSLTNAAQGIITSEGKVNAWGRKTNSGRIDEYVTSAPQGAALAPTVSNGANQSASPQSSGNVAPDYAAKGAIQGTSSATVIAGAQSGVSYVQSGAPKGVTVSLRGRSLSYTGW; this is encoded by the coding sequence ATGAAACTCGTAACCAAACAACAAAGTCCTGGCAACACCGTAATTTCGCATACCAAGTTGATTGCGAAAATGGCGATCGTGATGCCGTTGCTTTCGATTCAGGCGATCCATGCCCAGACCGCCCTGTCGGTCGATCCGGCCGCGGTGAATCAAGCTGCTATCGGCGCTGCTGCGAATGGCGTGCCGATCATCGATATCGTCGCGCCGAACGGCGCCGGCGTATCGCACAACAAGTTCACGGACTATAACGTCGGTGCTGCCGGCCTGATCCTGAACAACAGCAACACGTCCGTGCAAACCCAGCTTGGCGGGTTGGTTAGCGGCAACGCGCAACTCGGCGGCGCGCCCGCCCGAGTGATCCTGAACGAAGTGACGGGCAGCAACGCGTCGAGGCTGGGCGGTACCACGGAGATTGCTGGCCAGGCAGCACACCTGATCGTGGCGAATCCGAACGGCATTACGGCCGATGGCGTCGGGTTCGTCAACGCGACCCGGGCAACACTCGTCGCGGGTCATCCGGTTCTCGGCGAGGATGGGAATGTCTCTTTCAGAACGGACAATGGTCGCCTGCTTGTCGAGGGCAGCGGGATCGACGGCAGTGGGGCTCAAGAGTTGGATCTCATTGCCCGCAGCTTGCAGGTGAACGCGGAGATTCGCGCGATAGGGCTGAATCTCGAGGCGGGTGAAGGTGAGGTGCGGTTCGAGGAAGCCACCCGGTTAGCCAGCTCACTGGTCCGTGATTCGAAGACTCAACGACCGGAAATTGCGATCGACGTGTCGCAACTCGGTAGCCTGCACGCCGATGCGATCCGGTTGGTCGGTTCGTCGGCCGGAGTCGGTGTCAATGTTGTGGGCAAGGTAATTGCGAAAAATTCCCTCATGGTGCCGAGTGAACTCGTCAATCAAGGGACGATTAGTGCTCCATCTTACGCAGTGACTGGCAGTTTCGAGGGGCGGCCTATAATTGGTAGCACCTTCGTCGAAGGCACTGTCGAGAATGCGGGCACTATCGTGGGTGGTCAGGGACCAGACGTGGTAGTGAGGAACATCCGCAACGGAGTTCCGGGTCCGAATTTGAGCGTGCCTTTCAATAGTGCTGGGAGCGAAAGCGTACCGCCGTCCGCCCCGGCATCGCCGGAGCCGGCCGAGAATGTGGCTTCGATTTCGGGCCCGTCCTTCGATAGTGACGCGAGTAAAAGCGTAACGCCGTCGTTCACCGCGGCATCGGCGGAGCCAGCCGAAAATGTGGCTTCGATTTCGGGCCCGTCCGCCGATAGCGACGTAAGCGAAAGCGTAACGCCGTCGCTCACTGCGGCATCGCCGGAACCGACCGAAGAAGTGGCTTCGATTTCGATCGCGCCTTCCGCTCCGGTGCTTCCGATCCAGTCTATCCAGGCGAAGGCCGCGCTGACCGCCGATTCGGCTGCCGCGCGTCGTCCTACCATCAGTGCCTCGGCAAATGGCGTGCCGATCGTGAACATCGTGGCGCCGAACGGCACCGGTCTTTCACACAACAAATTCACGGACTACAACGTCGGCGCGACTGGCCTGATTCTGAATAACAGCAACTGGTCGGCGCAAACCCGACTTGGTGGGGAGATCGGCGCAAACGCGCAACTCGGCAATACTGCGGCCAGGGTGATCCTGAACGAAGTGACGGGCGGCAATGCATCGACGCTGGCCGGCACGACCGAGATCGCTGGTCGTTCGGCGCACCTGATCGTCGCAAACCCGAACGGGATTACAGCGAACGGCGCAGGCTTTATCAACGCGACCCGCGCGACGCTCGTCGCAGGCACGACTGTCCTCGACAAGGATGGCGGCGCTGGGGGCTTCAAGACCGACAATGGCCGGCTCATTGTCGAGGGCAACGGCATCGACGGCCAGGCGGTGAATCAGTTGGATCTCATCGCACGCAACCTGCAGGTGAACGCGGAGGTTCGCGCGGCAACGCTGAACGTCGCGGCGCACAAGGGTACGACGACGCTGGGCAACACGGTAACCACGGTGTCTGACAATGCCGGCGACAATCTGTCGGACCGGCCGGACGTCGCGATCGACGTGTCGAAGCTCGGTAGTCTGCACGCCGATTCGATCCGGCTGCTGGGTTCGTCGGCCGGGGTCGGCGTAAACGTCACCGGCAAGGTCGCGGCCAACTATTCCGTCTCGGTGTCGGGTGGTCTCGTCAATCAGGGGACCGTCACCGGCGACAGAATCGATGCCTCAGGCTCTGTCTCGAATGCGGGGACGATTAGCGGCGGTAGTGTCTCGGTGTCCGGTGGTCTGAATAACGGAGCACAGGGCGTGATTGCCAGCAAGGGCAGAGTCGATGCTTCGGGCTCCATCTCGAATGACGGGAAGATCAACGCCAACGGTATCTCGTTGTCCGGTGGTCTGAAAAACGGCGCACAGGGCGCGATTACCAGCGCGGGCAGGGTCGATGCTTCGGGCTCCATCTCGAATGACGGGAAGATCAACGCCAATGGCGTCTCGTTGTCCGGTGGTCTGAAAAACGGGGCACAGGGCGTGATTGCCAGCACGGGCAGGCTTGATGCCTCCGGTTTCATCTCGAATGACGGGAAGATCAACGCCAACGGCATCTCGTTGTCCGGTGGTCTGAAAAACGGGGCACAGGGCGCGATTACCAGCGCGGGTAGGCTTGATGTCTCGGGTTCCACTTCGAATGACGGGAAGATCAATGCCGACGGTATCTCGTTGTCCGGTGATCTGAATAACGGAGCACAGGGTGTGATCGCCAGCAAGGGTGGGCTCGATGCCTGGGGTTCCGTTTCGAATGCGGGAGCGCTTAACGGCCGTAGTGTCTCGGTGTCCGGTAGTCTGACTAACGCGGCGCAAGGCATCATCACCAGTGAAGGAAAGGTCAACGCCTGGGGGCGCAAAACCAATTCAGGTCGGATCGACGAGTATGTGACATCGGCGCCGCAAGGTGCAGCGTTGGCGCCCACCGTGAGCAACGGTGCAAACCAGAGCGCATCGCCGCAATCGTCCGGGAATGTTGCTCCGGATTATGCGGCCAAGGGCGCTATTCAAGGCACGTCCTCGGCTACGGTAATCGCTGGGGCACAGTCTGGCGTTTCCTACGTTCAGTCGGGGGCACCGAAAGGCGTCACCGTGTCGCTGAGGGGGCGTTCGCTGAGCTACACCGGGTGGTAA